A region of the Parcubacteria group bacterium ADurb.Bin159 genome:
GTAGAAGTTAGAGGAGAAATTTTTATGAGAAAATTTGATTTTGAAAAATTAAACAAAAAGCAAGAAAAAAATGGTTTGCCTCTTTTCGCTAATCCCCGCAATATTGCTGCTGGTTCTATCCGCCAACTTGATCCAAAAATAACCGCTTCTCGCAAATTAGATTGTTTTGTTTTTGAAATATTAACCGATTTAGGGCAAAAAACTCATCAAGAAGTTCACAAAATACTTAAAGATTTGGGATTCAAAACTGACCCGGAGACAAAATTAGCTAAAAATTTGGAAGAAGTTGAGGCCTTTCACCAATATCAGGAGAAAAAAAGGAATATGGCTCCCTTTTGGTATGATGGCATAGTGGTGGTGGTTAATGATGTTAATTTAGAAAAACAAGCGGGAGTTGTTGGCAAATCCCCGCGTTGGATGAGAGCTTATAAATTTCAAGCAGAACAAGCCACAACAAAAATTAAAGATATTATTTTACAAGTTGGCCGTACAGGGACAATAACGCCAGTGGCTATATTAGAACCAGTTATGGTTATGGGCTCAAAAGTGAGCCGAGCTACTTTACATAATGAAGACGAGATTAAAAGATTGGACGCTCGGATTGGTGATACGGTTATTGTGCAAAAATCAGGCGATGTCATTCCGGATATTGTTAAAGTCATTAAAGAATTGCGCACCGGCAAGGAGAAAAAATTTAAAATGCCTAATAAATGTCCGGTTTGCGGAGGAGAAATTAAAAGAGAAAAAGGAGGAGTAGCTTGGCGGTGTTTGAATAAAAATTGTTTTGCTAAAAATTATCAAAAGTTAGTTTATTTCGCCTCAAAAAAATGTTTTGACATTGAGCATTTAGGACCAAAAATTATTGAACAATTAATTCAAAGTGGTTTAATTAAAGATGGAGCAGATATTTTTAGTTTAACTGCTGGTGATTTGGAACCATTAGAACGATTTGCTGAAAAATCGGCGAATAATTTAGCAGAAAGCATTAAGAATAGTAAAAAAATAATTTTGCCTTGTTTGATTACTGCTTTAAGCATTCCAGGTGTGGGAGAAGAGACAGCGCAAGATATAGCCAAATTTTTAAAAAAACAAGGAGTGAAGACAATTGATGATTTAATAAAAAAGGGCCCGGAAATTTCTAAGGAGGAGTGGCAAAACATTCCTAATATTGGGCCAGTAGTGGCGATGTCTTTATTTTCTTGGTTTAAAGATAAAGAAAATATTTTGTTTTTGAAAAAATTAAAAGAAAACGGCGTAAAAATAGAAGAAGAAAAAATCCCTCAAGGAAAATTGCCGTTTTTAGGTTTAACTTTTATCTTCACCGGAGAAATGAAAAATTTAACCCGGCAGGAAGCAAAAGAAAAGGTCCGTTTATTAGGAGGAAACGTTTCAGAGAGCATTTCTCGAAAAACAAATTATCTAGTCGTGGGTGAAAATCCAGGAGAGAAATTAGCTCAAGCAAAGAAATTAAAAATAAAAACGATTTCCGAACAAGAATTTTTTGATTTACTGACTTGATGACTTAAGGGTGGAACCCTTAAACGGCGCTCAAATACTAACGATTCAAGGGTTCCACCCTTAAGTGGTAAATAAATATGAAAATAAAAACCAATAAAATTATTCGTTATTTTATTTTGAGCGATTTTGTTTTTTGGACAGGTTGGGGGTTGATTAATCCCATATTCGCTATTTTTATTGTAGATAAAATTGAAGGAGGTAGTCCTATGGTAGTGGGAATAGCCACGGCTGTTTTTTGGATAGTTAAATCAATTTTAAGAATTCCCATTGGTATGTTTTTAGACAAATGTCCTTCAGAAAAAGATGATTATTTAGCCGCTGTGCTTGGACTTTTTATTACCTCGCTTGTTCCTTTTGGTTTTATTTTTGCTAAAGATCCGTTTGATATTTATCTTTTGGAAGTGTTTGAAGGAGCAGGCACGGCTTTAAATTTAGCCGGTTGGACACCAATTTTTACTCGCCATATTGATAAAGGAAAAGAATCAACTGAATGGGGCATTGACACTACGGCTATTGGCATAGGCACGGCTGTGGCAGGAGTGGTTGGCGGTTGGGCTATTGGGCAATTTGGTTTTACTCCGGTTTTTATCGTTGTAGGAATTTTAGGTTTAACAGGCACGGCTTTACTTTTAGTTTTACGGAAGCAAATAAAAGGCGCTTTTGATTATAAATCAATACAATTTTCTCCAAAAGATAATTTTACTTCTTAATTAAAATATGATTTCCAAAGAACAAATTAAAAATTTAGCCAAATTAGAAAGAATAGAATTAACCGAAGAAGAGGCGAATCGTTTTCGCCTTCAAATTAATAAAGTTTTGGCTTACGTCAAACAATTAGAACGAGTTAAATTTAAAGAAAATTTTTTGCCAAAACAAAAAGCAAAAAATATTTGGCGAGAAGACGAAACATTAGAAATAAGCAAAGAAGAAAGAGAGGAATTATTAAATTCGAGTTCTTGGCGTGAAGGAGATTTAATAAAAATCCCCGGAGTTTTTAAAAAAAATTAAAACTCCCGCCTGCTCGCTGTTTTTAATTTTTTATTTTTTATGTTGTCTATTGAAGAAACAAAAAAAAATTTATTAGAAGGACGAACGTGTAGTTTAGATTTAGTGCGTGAATGTTTGAAAAATATAAAAGAAAAAAATAAAGACATTAACGCTTTTTTATCCATAAACCCAAAAGCTGAAGAAGAGGCAAAAGAAATTGATAAAAAAATAAAGCAAACCAAAAAATTACCTGGTTTATTAGCCGGCATTCCTTTAGCCATTAAAGACAATATTTTAGTTAAAGGAATGAAAGCGACAGCAGGTTCAAAAATGCTCAAAAATTATTTTCCTCCTTATGAATCCACGGTAGTAAAAAAGTTACGGGAGGCAGGAGCGATTATTTTAGGCAAAACCAATTTAGATGAATTTGCTATGGGTTCTTCAACAGAGAATTCTTATTTTGGTCCAACTAAAAATCCCTATGATTTAACTCGTGTAGCAGGAGGAAGTTCTGGCGGGTCAGCCGCAGCAGTGGCGAGTGAAATGTGTTTTGGCGCCCTTGGTTCAGACACGGGCGGTTCTATTAGACAACCGGCGAGTTTTTGCGGTGTTTGGGGATTGAAACCAACTTATGGCAGGGTCTCCCGTTTTGGTCTTATAGCTATGGCTTCTTCTTTGGACCAAATTGGGCCTTTGGCAAAAAATGTTGACGACTTAGCTTTACTTTTAAAGGTTATTGAAGGCAAAGATGAAAAAGATTCAACAAGCGAAGAAGTCCCCCCCCTAAAAATACCCAAAGAAATTAATTTATCAAAAATTAAAATTGGTTTTTCTAAAGAATTTTTTAATTCCGGTTTAGATAAAAATATCAAAAAAAATATTTTTGAAGTTTTAGATAAAATAAAAAAACAAGGGGCAGAGATAGAAGAAATAAATTTACCCTATTGCCAATATGCTTTATCCTGTTATTATTTAATTATGTCGGCTGAGGCATCTTCTAACTTGGCTCGCTATGATGGTTTTCGATATGGAGGAACGGAAGAAATAAATTTAAAAGATGATTTATTAAAAGTTTATACCAAAACAAGAACAAAGTGTTTTGGCGATGAAGTGAAGCGTCGGCTGATAATGGGAACATTTGTTTTATCTAGCGGTTTTCAAGAAAAATATTATTTATTAGCGCAAAAAGTGAGAGATGCCATAAGACAAGATTTTGAAAATGCTTTTAAAAAAGTAGATTTTATTTTAACTCCAACCACTCCTCAGCCGGCTTTTAAAATTGGCGAAAAAATTTCTGATCCCTTGACGATGTATTTAGGAGATATTTATACTGTTCCGGTGAATTTAGCAGGAATGCCGGCTTTAAGTATGCCCGTTGGTAAAATTAAAAATTTGCCTGTCGGTTTGCAAATCATCGGTGGTTATTTTAAAGAAAATGAAATTTTATCTTTTGCTAAAAGCTTGACAAAATTATTTTAATTAGTTAAACTTACTATCAATAAAAAAAAATAATGCCTCAAGAAAAAAAAAGAGAAACATCAAAGGATTTTTTAATAAGTACCGGCAAAGTGGAGGAGCTACTTCCTAATGCCACTTTCAGGGTAAGATTAGAGAATGGAAATTTGATTTTGGCTCATTTATCAGGTAAAATGAGATTGCATCAAATAAGGATTGCCATTGGCGATGAAGTCAGAATAGAAATGAGCCCCTATGATTTAACCAAAGGACGAATTATCTACCGTTTCTAAAAGGGGACAGTCCCCTTTTCCCAACCTTCGCAAACCCATATCAATAAAGGGTTATCTCCTCAAAAAAACAAATTTGACACTTTTTTGACCAAATTATTTTTTTGCCATTTTGTTATGAAAGTAAAATCTTCTGTAAAGAAAATTTGTCAGCATTGTAAAGTTGTCCGAAGAAAAGGGCGAGTTTATATAATTTGTAAAAAAAATCCTAAACATAAGCAAAGACAGGGCTAAAAATTAAATTTTTAAAAGTCCTGGTTTCGCGGAATTTCAAAAGGCAAAATTATAATGATTCTCTTACGAAAATTTTTAATAATAAAATCTTACCAAGCGGGATACTTAAATTTTGTGTTTTGAGATTTGAATATTGATTTATTTATGGCTCGAATAGCAGGTATAAATTTACCCCCCAAAAAACAAATAGAAATAGGCCTTACCTATATTTTTGGTATTGGCCGGCCGCGAGCAAAAGATATTTTAAAAAAAGCCGGGATTAATCCTTTAAAAAAAGTAGGAGATTTAACTGACAGCGAAGTAGAAAAATTAAGAACAATTATTGAGGGGAGATTTAAGGTAGAAGGAGCATTAAGAGCGGAAATAATGACGAACATAAAACGGCTAAAAGACATTGGTTCTTATCGAGGCATACGGCATGCTAAACATTTACCAGCGCGAGGGCAAAGGACAAGAGTTAATACTCGCACAGTGAGAGGCAATGTCCGTCATTCTGTGGGTAGTGGCCGTAAGCCCCCTGCTCAAAAAACATAAGCTAAATTAAAAAAATCACTTTATTATATGAGTAGAAAAAGAAGAAAACAAAAACAAATACAAAAAAGAGCTACCAGAGCGGCAGCGCAAAAAAAATTTGCCAAAAAACCAGAAGTTAAGAAAAAAATAGTTAAAACAATTTCTTCTGGCCGCGTTTACATTAAAGCAACTTTTAATAATACAATTGTAACCTTTACTGATAATAGTGGAAATGTTTTGGCTTCAGCTAGCGCTGGCCAGTGTGGTTTTCGTGGCCCTAAAAAAGTAACTCCGTATGCAGCTAATATTATTGTTAAAGAAGCGGCTTCGAGAGTGGAACCTTACGGGCTTAAAAATGTGGATATTTTTGTCAAAGGAGTGGGTTCGGGCAGAGATGCGGCTATCCGTGCTATTTATGCTCAACGGATGAATATACTCTCTATCAAAGATATTACTCCTATTCCTCACGATGGTTGTCGTCCCCCCAAACCCAGAAGAGTGTGATAAAATTTTTTATTATGTCTCGTGACCTTTCCCCAAAATGTAAATTATGCCGCCGAGAAGGCAAAAAACTCTTTTTAAAAGGGGAGCGTTGTTATACGCCAAAATGTGCTTTAAACAAGCGAAAATATCCCCCGGGAGTTCATGGAGCAAAAGGACGTCCTCGTCTTTCTGAATATGGTTTGGAGCTTAGAACCAAACAACAATTAAAAAGAAGTTATAGAATAACTGAAACACAATTAAAAAATTCTTTCAAAAAAGCAGATAGAAAACAAGGCGACACGAGTGAAAACCTTATTCGCTTATTGGAAAAACGTTTAGATAATGTGATTTGGCGAGCAGGATTTGCTGTTTCACGAGATTCTTCCCGACAGATGATTAATCATGGAAATGTTTTAGTTAATAATCGGCGAATAGATATACCTTCTTATCAAGTGAAAATTGGCGATGAGATAAAAATTAAGCCAAAGATGATTCCCAAAATCAAAGAAATAATAGCCCATCCTTGGGGCGAGACGAAGCAATCAAGTTGGTTTTCAATTGATAAAGAAAATTTAGCCGTAAAAATTTTAACTGAACCAAAAGCTGAAGACTTACCTAAAGATATTGATTTACGTTTAATTGTTCAATTTTATAGCAAGTAAAGTGCTTTGTTGAAATTTCGTTTAGATTTTAGTGTTTATTTTTTTAATTTTGAAAGCGTGAAATGTAATTAATATTTATAATATAATTATGAACAAAGAAAACATTTTTTTACCAGAAAAAATTGAATACATTGAGGAGGGGCCAAATAAAGGACGTTTTATTATTGAACCTTGTTTTCCAGGATATGGAACAACCTGGGGAAATACTTTGCGTCGAGTATTAATGTCTTCACTCAAGGGAGGGGCAGTTGATAGAGTGGCTATTAAGGGAGTGCGCTATGAATTTGCCGGTTATCCCGGGGCAAAAGAAGATGTCTTGCAAATTATTTTAAATTTAAAAAAATTGCGATTTAAAATGTTCACTGACGAAACAGTGCAGCTTTCTCTTAAAGCAAAAGGCGTGGGAGATGTTTTGGGGAAGGACATAGAAAAATCAGCTGAAGCAATAGTAGCTAATCCAGAACAAAAGCTTGCTTTTTTAAGCGATAAAAACGCTTCTTTAGAAATGCAGATATGGGTGAAATCAGGTTATGGATGGGTGCCCTCAGAAGAAAAATCAAGAGAAGGATTAGAAGTGGGCACTTTAGTTATTGACTCGCAATTTAGCCCTGTGGTTGAAGTTTCTAGTAAAATAGAAAATATAAGAGTAGGGAAAAGAACAGATTTTGAAAGATTAATTTTATCTTTAGAAACTGACGGGACTTGTACTCCGCCAGAAGCATTTGTTAAAGCAGCCAAATTAATAGAAGAGCAGTTTAATTTTATTGGCTCTAAAATTGAGGAAGAATTAAAAGAACAAAGTAAACCTAAAGTATTAAAAAAAGAAGTAAAAAAGAGTAAAGAAAAAGCAGTAAAAAAAACAGCGAAAAAAACAGTAAAAAAACCGACAAAAAAGTAAAACTATGCGTCATAGAAAAGAGAAAAAAATTTTATCACGAAAAACTGGCCCAAGAAAAGCCTTAAAACGCGGATTAGCGGTTAATTTAATTTTGTATGAAAGAATACAAACAACCGAAGCCAAAGCAAAAGTTTTAAGGCCTTTTATTGAAAAAATAATTAGTTTAGGCAAGGGAGGAGATTTGGCAGCGAGAAGAAAAGTAATGAGTCTTATAGGAAATAGGGCAGCAACTAAAAAACTTATAGAAGAAATTGCCCCGCGTTATAAAGAAAGAAAGGGAGGATATACTCGGATTATTAAAACAGGTGTGAGAAAAGGAGACAACGCCAAAATGGCTTTAATTGAATTTGTTTAATTATGAAAACATATTATATTGATGCAGAAGGAAAAATTTTAGGGAGATTAGCTTCTCGGATAGCGGTTATTTTAATAGGAAAAAATAAAGTTGGTTATGTCCCTTATTTAGATAAGGGAGATGCTGTAGTGGTAAAAAATGCAGATAAAATTAAGGTAACCGGAAAAAAGATGAAAGATAAAAAATATTATCATTACAGCGGCTACCCAGGAGGGATGAAAGAAAGAACATTAGAAGAGCAATTTAAAAAAAGCCCCACAGAAGTTTTAAGAAAAGCGGTTTATAATATGTTGCCTAAAAATAAATTAAGGAAATCAATGATGAGCCGTCTCCATTTCCAATAAAAAGGGGACAGTCCCCTTTTCTTAACCTTCTAAACCCTTTTATTGATGCGGATTTTCAGGGCAAATTTCAAATTTGACACGATTTCGTCCAAAATAAAAAAAATGAGATTTTCCTCATTTTTTTATTTTGAAAATATGGCAGGAATGGGAGTTGAACCCATCACGAATCGCTTATGAGACGACTCTCGGCGCCGGCCAAATCCTGCCATGGTGGCGGGGGGTGGATTCGAACCACCGACCTCTAGGTTATGGGCCTAGCGAGCTGCCCCTGCTCTACCCCGCGATAAATTTTTATAAAAAAATGTAAATTTTTGTAAATGTTTAATAAAGTATAACAAAAAAAAATTTTTTGTCTATAACAAAAAAATTTTTTATCTTGTTTTTTCTCTTAATTTTGCTAATATATAATATTTATGGCAGAAACAAATTCAAATGTTTTTCTTTCTATTCACGCTGGAGTCGGAGGAGTTGATGCCCAAGATTGGGCGCAAATGCTTTCTCGAATGTATATTAGATTTTGTCAAAAAAAATCTTGGAAAGTAGATGTTGTTGATGAGTCAAAAGGCAACGAAGGCGGTATTAAAAGCATAACCTTGGAAATAAAAGGAAACGGGTCTTATGAATTTTTGAAAAGAGAAAATGGTGTTCATCGTTTGGTTAGAATTTCTCCTTTTGATGCCAGCAAAATGAGGCATACTTCTTTTGCTCAGGTAGAAGTTATACCCGAGATTCTTGCTGCAGAAATTAAAATAAAACCCGAAGATTTAAAAATAGAGACATTTCGCGCTCGAGGTCATGGTGGGCAAAATGTTCAGAAATTAGAAACAGCCGTTCGTCTTACTCATTTGCCCACTCAAATAACCGTGAAAGTTGAATCAGAGAGAAGCCAATATCAAAACAAAGAAACAGCCCTGAAAATTCTTTACGCTAAACTTTCCGTTTTAGAAGAAGAAAAAAGAAAAAAAACTTTGTCTCAAATTAAAGGGCCGCATCGGGAAATTGGCTGGGGGAATCAAGTTCGTTCTTACGTTCTCCACCCTTATAAAATGGTGAAGGACCATAAAACAGGAAAAAAAATTCAAGATGTGGAAGCCGTGCTTGATGGAGATTTAGAAAAAATATAAAATTATTTTATGCTTTCTACTTCTAAAAATACATTATATCTTCTTATCGGTTATACTTACCAAAAAATTGCTTCGCTTGTTTATTTTATTTTTTTAGCCCGTTATTTAGGAGTGGAAAATTTCGGCAAATATAATTTTGCCATATCTTTTACCTCCCTTTTTATTATTATTGTTGATTTTGCTTTTACTTTAGTTCTTACCCGTGAGATAGCCAGAGATAAAGAAAAAATAAAATCATATTTAGGCAATGTCCTTTTTTTCAAAAT
Encoded here:
- the infA gene encoding Translation initiation factor IF-1, whose protein sequence is MPQEKKRETSKDFLISTGKVEELLPNATFRVRLENGNLILAHLSGKMRLHQIRIAIGDEVRIEMSPYDLTKGRIIYRF
- the rpoA gene encoding DNA-directed RNA polymerase subunit alpha, encoding MNKENIFLPEKIEYIEEGPNKGRFIIEPCFPGYGTTWGNTLRRVLMSSLKGGAVDRVAIKGVRYEFAGYPGAKEDVLQIILNLKKLRFKMFTDETVQLSLKAKGVGDVLGKDIEKSAEAIVANPEQKLAFLSDKNASLEMQIWVKSGYGWVPSEEKSREGLEVGTLVIDSQFSPVVEVSSKIENIRVGKRTDFERLILSLETDGTCTPPEAFVKAAKLIEEQFNFIGSKIEEELKEQSKPKVLKKEVKKSKEKAVKKTAKKTVKKPTKK
- the rplQ gene encoding 50S ribosomal protein L17; protein product: MRHRKEKKILSRKTGPRKALKRGLAVNLILYERIQTTEAKAKVLRPFIEKIISLGKGGDLAARRKVMSLIGNRAATKKLIEEIAPRYKERKGGYTRIIKTGVRKGDNAKMALIEFV
- a CDS encoding Major Facilitator Superfamily protein, which translates into the protein MKIKTNKIIRYFILSDFVFWTGWGLINPIFAIFIVDKIEGGSPMVVGIATAVFWIVKSILRIPIGMFLDKCPSEKDDYLAAVLGLFITSLVPFGFIFAKDPFDIYLLEVFEGAGTALNLAGWTPIFTRHIDKGKESTEWGIDTTAIGIGTAVAGVVGGWAIGQFGFTPVFIVVGILGLTGTALLLVLRKQIKGAFDYKSIQFSPKDNFTS
- a CDS encoding aspartyl/glutamyl-tRNA amidotransferase subunit C, which produces MISKEQIKNLAKLERIELTEEEANRFRLQINKVLAYVKQLERVKFKENFLPKQKAKNIWREDETLEISKEEREELLNSSSWREGDLIKIPGVFKKN
- the rplM gene encoding 50S ribosomal protein L13, with the translated sequence MKTYYIDAEGKILGRLASRIAVILIGKNKVGYVPYLDKGDAVVVKNADKIKVTGKKMKDKKYYHYSGYPGGMKERTLEEQFKKSPTEVLRKAVYNMLPKNKLRKSMMSRLHFQ
- the ligA gene encoding DNA ligase; this translates as MRKFDFEKLNKKQEKNGLPLFANPRNIAAGSIRQLDPKITASRKLDCFVFEILTDLGQKTHQEVHKILKDLGFKTDPETKLAKNLEEVEAFHQYQEKKRNMAPFWYDGIVVVVNDVNLEKQAGVVGKSPRWMRAYKFQAEQATTKIKDIILQVGRTGTITPVAILEPVMVMGSKVSRATLHNEDEIKRLDARIGDTVIVQKSGDVIPDIVKVIKELRTGKEKKFKMPNKCPVCGGEIKREKGGVAWRCLNKNCFAKNYQKLVYFASKKCFDIEHLGPKIIEQLIQSGLIKDGADIFSLTAGDLEPLERFAEKSANNLAESIKNSKKIILPCLITALSIPGVGEETAQDIAKFLKKQGVKTIDDLIKKGPEISKEEWQNIPNIGPVVAMSLFSWFKDKENILFLKKLKENGVKIEEEKIPQGKLPFLGLTFIFTGEMKNLTRQEAKEKVRLLGGNVSESISRKTNYLVVGENPGEKLAQAKKLKIKTISEQEFFDLLT
- the rpsM gene encoding 30S ribosomal protein S13, which encodes MARIAGINLPPKKQIEIGLTYIFGIGRPRAKDILKKAGINPLKKVGDLTDSEVEKLRTIIEGRFKVEGALRAEIMTNIKRLKDIGSYRGIRHAKHLPARGQRTRVNTRTVRGNVRHSVGSGRKPPAQKT
- the prfB gene encoding Peptide chain release factor 2, producing MAETNSNVFLSIHAGVGGVDAQDWAQMLSRMYIRFCQKKSWKVDVVDESKGNEGGIKSITLEIKGNGSYEFLKRENGVHRLVRISPFDASKMRHTSFAQVEVIPEILAAEIKIKPEDLKIETFRARGHGGQNVQKLETAVRLTHLPTQITVKVESERSQYQNKETALKILYAKLSVLEEEKRKKTLSQIKGPHREIGWGNQVRSYVLHPYKMVKDHKTGKKIQDVEAVLDGDLEKI
- the rpsK gene encoding 30S ribosomal protein S11; translated protein: MSRKRRKQKQIQKRATRAAAQKKFAKKPEVKKKIVKTISSGRVYIKATFNNTIVTFTDNSGNVLASASAGQCGFRGPKKVTPYAANIIVKEAASRVEPYGLKNVDIFVKGVGSGRDAAIRAIYAQRMNILSIKDITPIPHDGCRPPKPRRV
- the rpsD gene encoding 30S ribosomal protein S4 — encoded protein: MSRDLSPKCKLCRREGKKLFLKGERCYTPKCALNKRKYPPGVHGAKGRPRLSEYGLELRTKQQLKRSYRITETQLKNSFKKADRKQGDTSENLIRLLEKRLDNVIWRAGFAVSRDSSRQMINHGNVLVNNRRIDIPSYQVKIGDEIKIKPKMIPKIKEIIAHPWGETKQSSWFSIDKENLAVKILTEPKAEDLPKDIDLRLIVQFYSK
- the gatA gene encoding Glutamyl-tRNA(Gln) amidotransferase subunit A; translated protein: MLSIEETKKNLLEGRTCSLDLVRECLKNIKEKNKDINAFLSINPKAEEEAKEIDKKIKQTKKLPGLLAGIPLAIKDNILVKGMKATAGSKMLKNYFPPYESTVVKKLREAGAIILGKTNLDEFAMGSSTENSYFGPTKNPYDLTRVAGGSSGGSAAAVASEMCFGALGSDTGGSIRQPASFCGVWGLKPTYGRVSRFGLIAMASSLDQIGPLAKNVDDLALLLKVIEGKDEKDSTSEEVPPLKIPKEINLSKIKIGFSKEFFNSGLDKNIKKNIFEVLDKIKKQGAEIEEINLPYCQYALSCYYLIMSAEASSNLARYDGFRYGGTEEINLKDDLLKVYTKTRTKCFGDEVKRRLIMGTFVLSSGFQEKYYLLAQKVRDAIRQDFENAFKKVDFILTPTTPQPAFKIGEKISDPLTMYLGDIYTVPVNLAGMPALSMPVGKIKNLPVGLQIIGGYFKENEILSFAKSLTKLF